AGTGTGCAGTGGCACTGGGTTTCGATACATTGGCGAACCGCATCACGAACGCGCGGTGCGCTGCGAATGCCTCAAGCAAGCCGTGATCGATTCCACATTGCCTCCCCGGTATCGCGGAGCGAGCCTGGAGCAATTCGAAGAGCGTGCTGCGAACTTCGTGCGGTTGTGGCTCACGATGCCGACCGATGGCCTGTTCGTAACTGGGCCGGTTGGCACTGGCAAGACGCATCTCGCATGTGCGCTGGCGCGCACTGCGATTGACCTGGGAAAGCGCGTTTCGTTCGTGCGTTGCTGCGACCTGTACGCAGAGATTCGCAGGACGTTCAACGATGAGACAGGCAGCACCGAAGGCGACATCCTGGACCGATATGCGAGCGCGCCAATCCTTGTGCTCGATGACTTTGGAGCAGGCAGCCTGAGTGATTTCGAAAGGCGCACAGCGCTCGACATCATCGATTCGAGACTGAACCACAGGCGGCCAACAGTCGTAACTACGAACCTCGCATTGACTCGCATTCGAGAGGTAATGGACGAACGCATCGCATCGAGACTCAGCAGCTTCACACCGTTCCGTCTGATTGGACCAGATCGAAGGGCGCAAGGTACTCCCCCAGGGGTGCGGCCTGCGGGTAACGCGCGAGCCGCGACTTGTCTCTAGCAAAGTCGCAAAAATGTAGGTTGATTTCGGGTTATCGAGGTTGATTTTGGATTCCGAAAAGGACAACACGGAGCAAGCGCAAAACGACGGGCAATCCCCCATTGCGGAAGTTCCCGTCCTTCGTGATCCCAAGCACTTCGGTCGGATTCGCAACGGCATATCCGACCTGGGGAGATCTAAGTGCAGGCGTCTGCACAAAGCGGGCGGGGAGTTTCAAACCGGCCTGGGAGGGAAAACATGCAATCGGTAACACCAACAAAATTGCCGGTTCTGCATCGCTCGATGTCACTAGAACGCGCGGCTTCCGGCGACGTCAGTCTGAGCCTTACGAGTGATGCGCCAGTCGAGCGTTGGTTCGGAATCGAAATTCTGGACCACACGCCCGACGCTATTGTCACCACTCGGGCAAAGGACGGACTGCCACTGCTCTTCAATCACGATGAAGCGCAACTCATCGGGCGACTGGAAAACATGCGCGTCGCAAAAGGTCGCACTCGTTTCTCCGTCCGGTTTGCGGCAAATGACGCGCTCGCCCAGGAGAAGCGCTCGCTAGTCGAGGATGGAATTTTGCGCGACGCGAGTGCGGGTTACATCGTTCACGCAATGGAAGAGCGCGGGCAGGATGCCCAGGGCCGCAAGATTTTTCACGTCACAAAATGGGAACCCTACGAAGGTTCGCTGGTTGCGGTGCCCGCCGATCCCGGCGTCGGCGTTGGTCGCAGCGCAGCGCGCGAAGAATACCCCGTAGCAATACGGGCGAATCAAAATCCGGCTTCGGCCGCAAAGAGGAATCACAACATGAATCAGAACATCACCGTTAACGCCGATCCCGCCGCGGCCGAGTTTGAACGGCAAACCGCAATTCGCGCGCTCGGCAAGATGCACAACATGGACCTCGAAGCTCTACTCAACGACCAGAACGTCACGGTTGACCGCGCGCGTGAGGTCGTTCTCAACTCGCTATCTCGCGGTGCGAGATCCGTTTCGCAGCCTGCGGGTGACGATGGCGGCTCAACGCTGATCGAGTTGAACCAGCGCGAGAGAGAGCGCTATTCCGTCCGTTCCGCCATTCTCTCGGCGATGACGGGCGAGAACAGCTTCGAACGCGAAATATCGCACGATTTCTGCAAGCGCACGGGCCGCCGAACTGGGGACAAGTTCTCTCTTTGGGTGCCCTATCGCACAGGGCAGCGAGCTGCGCACACGCTCAACATCACCACCGCTACCCAGGGGCAGGAATTAGCGCC
This is a stretch of genomic DNA from Terriglobia bacterium. It encodes these proteins:
- a CDS encoding phage major capsid protein; the protein is MQSVTPTKLPVLHRSMSLERAASGDVSLSLTSDAPVERWFGIEILDHTPDAIVTTRAKDGLPLLFNHDEAQLIGRLENMRVAKGRTRFSVRFAANDALAQEKRSLVEDGILRDASAGYIVHAMEERGQDAQGRKIFHVTKWEPYEGSLVAVPADPGVGVGRSAAREEYPVAIRANQNPASAAKRNHNMNQNITVNADPAAAEFERQTAIRALGKMHNMDLEALLNDQNVTVDRAREVVLNSLSRGARSVSQPAGDDGGSTLIELNQRERERYSVRSAILSAMTGENSFEREISHDFCKRTGRRTGDKFSLWVPYRTGQRAAHTLNITTATQGQELAPTLLPDVIEYLYKQVVCVAAGARVLSGLVGKVAFPRMTGNTAASMKAESIAAAQSDVTFDQVPMEPRRGTLYTSYTVDLLRQSSFDVENLVRADLGKQIAILVDAMALTGDGNAPNPTGVMNTANIGSATWTATSELTKTKSIIALESALAAKEALNGAPAYITTPEAKGMLKGTAKLANTSGIGIWEGDRMNGYAAFASNLMPKDLGAGSDHGILFGDFSNLILGDWGGLELVVDPYTRAKEAEVALIVRHYFDIAVRHPESFAKMSFAIA
- a CDS encoding ATP-binding protein — encoded protein: MTVTNIDCAVCSGTGFRYIGEPHHERAVRCECLKQAVIDSTLPPRYRGASLEQFEERAANFVRLWLTMPTDGLFVTGPVGTGKTHLACALARTAIDLGKRVSFVRCCDLYAEIRRTFNDETGSTEGDILDRYASAPILVLDDFGAGSLSDFERRTALDIIDSRLNHRRPTVVTTNLALTRIREVMDERIASRLSSFTPFRLIGPDRRAQGTPPGVRPAGNARAATCL